The Citrus sinensis cultivar Valencia sweet orange chromosome 4, DVS_A1.0, whole genome shotgun sequence DNA segment AACGAGCCAAGATAGAGCAGTTCTATTTTGCAGAGGAGATCAAGAACATAGTGAGCTGTGAGGGGCCAGCCAGGGTGGAGAGACATGAAAGGGTTGATCAATGGCGCAGACGCATGAGCCGTGCTGGGTTCCAATCAGTGCCTATTAAGATGCTAATGCAGGCCAAGCAGTGGCTAAGGAAAGTCCAAACATGCGAGGGTTACACCATCATTGAAGAGAAAGGGTGCTTGGTTCTGGGATGGAAATCAAAGCCCATTATTGCAGCTTCTTGCTGGAAATGTCCCTAATAAACTTGATAATTTAACTTTGGTTATTTGCAGCTCAATTACAACTTTGTGAAGTTTTCATGTTGATTAgtaattcaaataaagaagaacAGTCGAACGTTAGTGGCAAATTTAAAGACAGCCACGTAcgttaaacattttttttggttttgttaaGCAGCTGTAAGTATTGTGATTCTTATAGACAGTATTCTGATTCTTACATTAACCAGAGCTCAAACAATGAAATAGCAGCACAAATGAATGTGAATGTTAAGCAAGTGTATAGGCAAACAGATTAAACTAATTGTACAGCAAAAGCTCTCGATTAAGTAACCACCTTGGCTTCTCATTCCGTAATTTTTGGGTCAAACACCTTCAAAAGAACTTCAAATATCTTGTGTCGAAACGGCACCGCTTCATATGAGCGAAATTGAAATTGGTGACAATTTAGCCACTATGCATCTGCCACGTATATGGCGCACATTTATCTGAACTCTTAGTATCACAGTTGCGCCATATTCTTGTATCATGTGTGGATAAGAAAGACACACATCAGTACACAAACTCGGTTGGTTAACCCAaaacaaagagagagagaaacagaATTTGCAGAAGAAACACATAAACGGAAGTGGGTATGTCTCTAAACGCGCTGGTTCGACTTCCATTATCAAGTTCAAGAACGCACGAAGATGTGCTAGTCAAGCACTCGCCGTTTTCTTCAAGAACCACCCAGAAGCCTAATGGACGTGAGAGGCAACGACGGGTGTTAGTGGTGCAAGCTAAGGGCAAAAGGGGACTGCAAGCTCGTCAGTTTCAAAGGCCGCCGCCTCCTTCATTGCCCAAGATTGAAGACGATGGCAATCCTCGCTTTGTCATCTTCATTCGCATGGCCAATGTTTGTTCCCACATTCCTTCTCCTGTTTTCAGAAGCTGGCAGCACAGCaatagattttgattttgatatgtaTGCATATAATTCTTGTAATTTGGATTGGTTTCACGGATATCGTAAAATTCTTTACTTTTTGTGCAGGTTTATCTTTGGTACCCCCTTAGTATAATTACAGGTGGCACCACTGCCAAAATCATGGTTGCCGCCAAAGATAATTTCTTGGGGAAATATATCTACAAAGATACACTGGCTCGAAATCTTGCTGCAGTTATTTATCGAGTAAGTTCTGTTCTGCTTCAactgatttaatttataattcatttgatttatAGTCTTGTAATTATTGATTAGGAGGAATACATGTttcttaatcttttttaatcCCTTTTTCGTGACCAAAGTTTATTATCCCCTTTGCCCAAATTTAACTTTCAAGGA contains these protein-coding regions:
- the LOC102611015 gene encoding protein HHL1, chloroplastic isoform X2 — translated: MSLNALVRLPLSSSRTHEDVLVKHSPFSSRTTQKPNGRERQRRVLVVQAKGKRGLQARQFQRPPPPSLPKIEDDGNPRFVIFIRMANVYLWYPLSIITGGTTAKIMVAAKDNFLGKYIYKDTLARNLAAVIYRDEKEIQKTAFKQFRVLQSATEFRYGYKLVENGNLRAALSTSDVIELPTPDKLKTVLDKVKDFFGDAKESFGKITALNSTSSEESEENSKEKAK
- the LOC102611015 gene encoding protein HHL1, chloroplastic isoform X1 — encoded protein: MSLNALVRLPLSSSRTHEDVLVKHSPFSSRTTQKPNGRERQRRVLVVQAKGKRGLQARQFQRPPPPSLPKIEDDGNPRFVIFIRMANVYLWYPLSIITGGTTAKIMVAAKDNFLGKYIYKDTLARNLAAVIYRDEKEIQKTAFKQFRVLQSATEFRYGYKLVENGNLRAALSTSDVIELPTPDKLKTVLDKVKDFFGDAKESFGKITALNSTSSEESEENSKEKAKI